The following are from one region of the Hemitrygon akajei chromosome 6, sHemAka1.3, whole genome shotgun sequence genome:
- the LOC140729230 gene encoding protein phosphatase inhibitor 2-like isoform X3, with protein MQSQPSSSQAMDKPVKGILKRSRRRTEEESQKKSQKWDEMNIIATYKPAEKDYGLMTIDEVKTPFRYSIDDEAGSSSGPAFSVDELRTRMNSLTTNKGKHQQVKTKNVDSDKDDLQLVDRESKRQFEQRRKQIYDEGRHIKRARELIAREHLDDNDDSDSDPDENYHYREMDEHHTLPGPNSR; from the exons atgCAATCCCAGCCCAGTTCGTCTCAGGCAATGGACAAACCCGTCAAGGGCATTCTGAAGAGGAGCCGCAGACGCACAGAGgaggagag TCAAAAGAAATCACAGAAATGGGATGAGATGAACATAATTGCTACCTACAAGCCTGCGGAAAAGGATTATGGGCTCATGACCATCGACGAAGTTAAAACTCCTTTCAG GTACAGCATTGACGATGAGGCAGGAAGCAGCTCGGGACCTGCTTTCTCTGTGGATGAACTGAGAACAAG GATGAATTCTCTGACCACAAACAAAGGCAAGCATCAGCAAGTGAAGACGAAGAACGTGGACAGTGACAAGGATGATCTTCAGCTGGTTGACAGAG AAAGCAAACGGCAGTTTGAGCAAAGACGGAAGCAGATATATGATGAGGGTCGTCACATTAAGCGTGCACGGGAACTGATTGCTCGCGAGCATCTGGATGACAATGACGATTCCGACT CCGATCCCGATGAGAATTATCATTACAGAGAAATGGATgagcatcacacactcccag
- the LOC140729230 gene encoding protein phosphatase inhibitor 2-like isoform X4, with protein sequence MQSQPSSSQAMDKPVKGILKRSRRRTEEESQKKSQKWDEMNIIATYKPAEKDYGLMTIDEVKTPFRYSIDDEAGSSSGPAFSVDELRTRMNSLTTNKGKHQQVKTKNVDSDKDDLQLVDRESKRQFEQRRKQIYDEGRHIKRARELIAREHLDDNDDSDSDPDENYHYREMDEHHTLPDG encoded by the exons atgCAATCCCAGCCCAGTTCGTCTCAGGCAATGGACAAACCCGTCAAGGGCATTCTGAAGAGGAGCCGCAGACGCACAGAGgaggagag TCAAAAGAAATCACAGAAATGGGATGAGATGAACATAATTGCTACCTACAAGCCTGCGGAAAAGGATTATGGGCTCATGACCATCGACGAAGTTAAAACTCCTTTCAG GTACAGCATTGACGATGAGGCAGGAAGCAGCTCGGGACCTGCTTTCTCTGTGGATGAACTGAGAACAAG GATGAATTCTCTGACCACAAACAAAGGCAAGCATCAGCAAGTGAAGACGAAGAACGTGGACAGTGACAAGGATGATCTTCAGCTGGTTGACAGAG AAAGCAAACGGCAGTTTGAGCAAAGACGGAAGCAGATATATGATGAGGGTCGTCACATTAAGCGTGCACGGGAACTGATTGCTCGCGAGCATCTGGATGACAATGACGATTCCGACT CCGATCCCGATGAGAATTATCATTACAGAGAAATGGATgagcatcacacactcccag
- the LOC140729230 gene encoding protein phosphatase inhibitor 2-like isoform X6 — protein MQSQPSSSQAMDKPVKGILKRSRRRTEEESQKKSQKWDEMNIIATYKPAEKDYGLMTIDEVKTPFRYSIDDEAGSSSGPAFSVDELRTRMNSLTTNKGKHQQVKTKNVDSDKDDLQLVDRESKRQFEQRRKQIYDEGRHIKRARELIAREHLDDNDDSDWPNSR, from the exons atgCAATCCCAGCCCAGTTCGTCTCAGGCAATGGACAAACCCGTCAAGGGCATTCTGAAGAGGAGCCGCAGACGCACAGAGgaggagag TCAAAAGAAATCACAGAAATGGGATGAGATGAACATAATTGCTACCTACAAGCCTGCGGAAAAGGATTATGGGCTCATGACCATCGACGAAGTTAAAACTCCTTTCAG GTACAGCATTGACGATGAGGCAGGAAGCAGCTCGGGACCTGCTTTCTCTGTGGATGAACTGAGAACAAG GATGAATTCTCTGACCACAAACAAAGGCAAGCATCAGCAAGTGAAGACGAAGAACGTGGACAGTGACAAGGATGATCTTCAGCTGGTTGACAGAG AAAGCAAACGGCAGTTTGAGCAAAGACGGAAGCAGATATATGATGAGGGTCGTCACATTAAGCGTGCACGGGAACTGATTGCTCGCGAGCATCTGGATGACAATGACGATTCCGACT
- the LOC140729230 gene encoding protein phosphatase inhibitor 2-like isoform X5, whose product MQSQPSSSQAMDKPVKGILKRSRRRTEEESQKKSQKWDEMNIIATYKPAEKDYGLMTIDEVKTPFRYSIDDEAGSSSGPAFSVDELRTRMNSLTTNKGKHQQVKTKNVDSDKDDLQLVDRESKRQFEQRRKQIYDEGRHIKRARELIAREHLDDNDDSDSDPDENYHYREMDEHHTLPG is encoded by the exons atgCAATCCCAGCCCAGTTCGTCTCAGGCAATGGACAAACCCGTCAAGGGCATTCTGAAGAGGAGCCGCAGACGCACAGAGgaggagag TCAAAAGAAATCACAGAAATGGGATGAGATGAACATAATTGCTACCTACAAGCCTGCGGAAAAGGATTATGGGCTCATGACCATCGACGAAGTTAAAACTCCTTTCAG GTACAGCATTGACGATGAGGCAGGAAGCAGCTCGGGACCTGCTTTCTCTGTGGATGAACTGAGAACAAG GATGAATTCTCTGACCACAAACAAAGGCAAGCATCAGCAAGTGAAGACGAAGAACGTGGACAGTGACAAGGATGATCTTCAGCTGGTTGACAGAG AAAGCAAACGGCAGTTTGAGCAAAGACGGAAGCAGATATATGATGAGGGTCGTCACATTAAGCGTGCACGGGAACTGATTGCTCGCGAGCATCTGGATGACAATGACGATTCCGACT CCGATCCCGATGAGAATTATCATTACAGAGAAATGGATgagcatcacacactcccag